Sequence from the Cydia pomonella isolate Wapato2018A unplaced genomic scaffold, ilCydPomo1 PGA_scaffold_215, whole genome shotgun sequence genome:
TGATTTAGttcttaataaatacatttacgtgACTGCTACacaatgaaaggcattaaaatacgagtgtagGTTTGTGAAAAGAGCTTCATACATTTCACGAAATATCACAGTGTTAATGTCTGATATTGTACggttacatacactgctttatctacacacatattaaaaGCTCTCTATGATGTGTTCAGGAACCGCGTGTTACGGCCGCCATTGTTGATTACCCTGTGTAcagttgacatttaatttcgaataaaacttCATCTCGACTGATTCTAGAAATTATGTCAACTCAAATACTtttgtttttcagagatgtttgAAATTCGAATGCCATTAATACATCGATTatgcaataataacattttcacattGTTCCGATAACAATAATTTATCTTTTTAACGGTCGTAACTTGCGATTTTTGAACGCATAAAAGAGGatttatgtgtgtagataaatatattaaacacgTGCCATTCGTTCCAATACTAATAACAATTTTCAGTGTAATTTCATTATAATAGCGTGACCATGAatccattaaaaatattataaatttcattGCCAGTACTGTTAGTGCAAGTGTAACGTGAACACATGGCGGAAAGTCTTGTAAAATCACACCATAATGATTCaaataatactgaaaattgTCGACTTGAAAAGAAGAATATTGATGCATTCAAAATTTTCCTATCGAAATTGCAGACTGCCACATACGAACCTGTGGTGTTTTTATATCAAACATGTTACATGATAACAATCGCCACTTCCCAAAACGTGATGTTAGAGAAAGCGTGTAGAGTGAACTTAAACCTTGGTGACGATATCTGTACCTCTCTCAGACTTCAAAACCAAAGTGAAAGTCTCAAACATCACGAAGAAATTCTGCAGAAATACGTAGCGCCCAGTGTCACCCTGCGCACGTACACGATACTTAGTGTACCGTGTATCCTACTACTTTTGACAGGGTTCTTCAGCGATAACACTGGGTATAGAAAGATAATACCAATGATCCAAATAGTGGCACAGATGCTCATATGCGTGAACAATTTGGTGCAAGTTTATTTTATGAAAGGAACTGGCCTGTATTTCTTCGTGGCAGCTGAAGCGTTGTTGGAAGGCTTGGGAGGAGGATATGCATCTGTGCAGATGACAGCATTTTCTTACGTGGCGAAAGTAACGAGCGTGGAAGAGAGAACATTCAGGATCGGTCTGTTATACTTTGCTCAATCAGTAGCTGTTCCAGTGGGTCTGGCGATTGGTGGTCCCTTACTGAAACATTATGGTTATTACTGGTGCTACAGTTTGTCTGGATGTTTAAATCTCATCAATTTTATGTATAACTTGTATTGGATCAAAGAAGCCAAAAGAAGTATTGAGCAAAAACAGGTAAGATTTTAATTTAGGTAGTTTACCACGTGTAAGTTCATTCCACCCAccataatgtaataaattagaTGCACATTTGTACAAACATAGCACAAATGGTATGGATACTACGTCTCAAAAATACCTCTATTCgttaatagcttaacaaaaagttataaTATATCTCTACAGCGCCATTTCTATTACGATCGCATAACCATAGGGTAATTAGTTTAGGccttaatgaacacacttttataggttttatacaaaaagtaccatttttatttttccttataaaataattcatcaactactaataataaataataataaataaatgtttattcaaaaaacAAACCTTAAAACTAAATCACAACTTCCGCCAAACCAGAGTATGgttgaaagattttaacagtatattccggatcgtatttagagttaataccaatttaaaaaaatcgtattttattgtgtttcagtgcataacgggtttttgatggcgatgtcaCCACAATTGGACTTAGTCTAGACGTCCTTaatgacagatatcaaagtaaCAAGGAACACTTAGAATAGACTAGttttcacgaaaaaaaaatgtactgatTCATATTAACTCATAAATGTTCCAAGAAGAACGTgacttattatgtatataaaacacacaaaaagtaaaaaaaaaacaattttttggtGAAAAGgacttaaatttgtataatagtTAGCCGAAGTTTGGACGTAATTAGAAGCTTTTGGACTGAAATCATATCAGTCTCCAAGAATAAAGGGTATAAGGTAACCAAACTGGTTCCAGCACGACGGCCGAGGATTCGTCTACTTTCTCCGCCTCTTCTTTGACTTCACGAACATCAGGGAGACGGTGCGCGTCGTGTTTAAAAGGGGACCGAACAATCGACGCATACGCATCTGTATCATGCTGGCCATAGTCAGCATCCTTTATGGACCTGCGTATGGTGAGCCTATGATGTTTACACTCAATCGTCTCTGTAACTATAGAATTCAGATTATTTGACAAATTTCGGTAAccgattatttttcattttatgtgcaataattGTTGGTTCTTTATCATACATTTtgaaaggaaaaaatatataataaatgcagGGATCCGACGGCTAATGCAAACTTACATttcgacatcaaaattatatctaaatgatgtaaaGGCGCGCGTGCGTTTCGTCCATTATTGTCCGTACACATGGCGCATGGGCGAATAGTAACAAAATggatgtaattttattattatgatttattttgatatcaagTGTACGTTTGGATTAGCTAAGTTGCACATTGTCTAAAGACCAACTATGGATTGAACCTTGCATTTTTAGACGAGATCGTCTCGGTCAGAAAGCGGCGACTGCGTAACATTAAGAGCACTTAGTATTATCACCTTCTACAAACTGAAAATTCAGAAACCTgactaacaatataaatacatttttttgataGAAACTTGTAATAATTACAGGGGAACTATCCGTAATATACATGTCAACGAGGTACCGGTTCGGTTGGGATGAATTGCAGTTCAGCATCTACCAGACATACAATTTTGTTACTCACACCCTTGGTAAGTAGGTTGTTATTgactttatttttagaatacgAATAATAGTAGTCCATATCAATACCACACAATAAACTTCATGTAGTATTCTATTCATTGCAGTAATTatatctaatatataaataataaataataataaatattataggacattatttacacaaattgactaagtcccacagtaagctcaataaggcttgtgttgagggtacttatacaacgatacatataatatataaatatttataaatacttaaacacatagaaaacacccatgactcaactAACATAACATCATTCATAACTTCTTTAAACCAAAGCATAACGGTGATGAAGCTCTGTTCCGATAAACTGGGTTTTCTTTTAAAACCATCTCCATACAAGGATTGATTTTCGGATATCGAAGAGCTCACAGTAGAAAAGTTAAATGCAAGAAATATTGATTGACGtaactaaaattaaactcaCAACAGAAATGCCGAAAAATATGCCGATTTCgtatattgatataaaattaattatgaattgTCTAATATtcgtttatgtgactgctatgTAATGAAAAGCGTTGCAATACGAGAGTAGGTTTTTGAAACGAAATGATAGCGAGTTTCATAAAAACGTCACACGCACGTTGTgagtattttaatgtataattatgtacatttacATTCATTAGTTTTTCCTACACACATACTCTCCCTATGATGTGTTTAAGAACTGCGTGTTACGACCGCCATTGCGGCATTTAGtcacaaactaaataaaacgtcatctcgtaTGATACTAAAAATTAGGACAAATCAAATTTCTTCGTTTTTTAGGGaagttcgaaatttgaatgtcgtTATTAAATCGATATGTACGTTATTATTgcacaataataacattttcacagataagcaATTTGTTGTAACTAAACAGTTTATCTTTAGGCTGGCCATAATTTGCGGTTGTTGAACGCATCATAAGGGATTTATTATATGCAAGTAGGTAAAACCTTTTAGCCGATAGTAGCCATCTAACATTGCAAAGTGACATTGCGAAATGATAATTTACTATGAATAATCATTCGCGTATATATTTAACAGATATCACGTTATCAGTAGGTAAGTATACAAAAACactttttatcttatttataatTCGCCAAACTATTTTTGACATACTACTACTTACtataaccaaagagaattgattttATCAGAGAGGTAAAGTGTAAGTAAAAAACGTACCTCTTAATTTGacgtccaaaacagatggcgctgtactgcgccatatgttttgtggtcactgaattgtcaaacgtcaatttttgTCAATCAGAGtcaccgcaaaatgtatggagcgcTACAGCGCCATCTTGTTTAGGTACCTGTCAAATTCTAGGCACAAAATTGGCTATAAATCTGTGCTATAAAGCCACGTATAGttggtgtcatccacgatgacgcgcagatttgttaaaactaacctttaatgacatgagaatacgattcaaggcacgcgtcttcgtgaatgacacgatctatattcactataaacatttttgtttataaaccagttttataaacaatgtttttataatgGGTACCTAGTTACTATAACTACATTTTATGAGAAACTTTGTTTACCAACACTGTTTATGATTGAATACGTGGTGGTGGTGTATGTATACCCTGTATTTACgagtacattttaaaatattatgactTATTGCGTGTACAacgtaattttatattttcgaAGCAATAGCTGAAGCAATAAGAAAAGGGGT
This genomic interval carries:
- the LOC133533916 gene encoding proton-coupled folate transporter-like, translating into MAESLVKSHHNDSNNTENCRLEKKNIDAFKIFLSKLQTATYEPVVFLYQTCYMITIATSQNVMLEKACRVNLNLGDDICTSLRLQNQSESLKHHEEILQKYVAPSVTLRTYTILSVPCILLLLTGFFSDNTGYRKIIPMIQIVAQMLICVNNLVQVYFMKGTGLYFFVAAEALLEGLGGGYASVQMTAFSYVAKVTSVEERTFRIGLLYFAQSVAVPVGLAIGGPLLKHYGYYWCYSLSGCLNLINFMYNLYWIKEAKRSIEQKQHDGRGFVYFLRLFFDFTNIRETVRVVFKRGPNNRRIRICIMLAIVSILYGPAYGELSVIYMSTRYRFGWDELQFSIYQTYNFVTHTLGTVFSLVVFSKILKWHDSLLGIISTISKIVGSCVYCFAATATIFYIASMVEILNGTSLLAMRSIVSKVVDPEELGKVNSIFGLTENLMPLIFVAAVHHRVHPNHGGTARCCVPHRS